The Magnetococcales bacterium region CGAAGGGATGGTTCTCAGAAGAGACGAAGGCCGGTTGGATATCGTTCTTCCAACCCACTTCAAGTGTCAGCAGAGCGGAGCCGTATTGCCTGTCGAAAATCCCGAGGTTTGGGTCTGTCAAGGAGGTGATCAAGGTGGTGAAAAATGAGAAATCCAGAATGGAATCCAGAATGGAAAATGGCCAGAATGGAAAACTTTCCATTCTGGGCAGAATGGAAAGTTTTCCATTCTGGAAGTATTGGAAAATCAATAGGTTGCGAGCAGACCAGAATGGAAAGGGCAGACTGGAATTCGACCTTTTACAGTCTGGAAATTTCGAAACAATTTCATGATGTTGCAGCCAGAATGGAAGAATGGAAAATCCGGTCCTCCCTACGGGAGGGGGTCCCCGCAAGGGTGACACCTTCCCAGGTCGGAGGGTTTCGCGCACGCGATGGCCCACCTCACAAACGGATCCTTGCTAACCAAACAGACTGGAAACGGACGGCGGCGATGTTCTTGGCGGAGCCCGCCGCCGTCCTGACCACACCAACCCTCAGGAGGAAAGATATGGCTGTTGAGATTGTGCCCCATAACGGGGCCAAGGGAAACGGGGCGATCCTCGCTCTGGACCTGGGAAGTAAAACCGGATGGGCGCTGTGGCAGCGTGATGGAACCATCACCAGCGGGACGGCGGAGTTCCGACCAAGCCGATTCGAGGGCGGCGGCATGCCGTTCCTGCGCTTTCTCGGTTGGCTCGACGAGGTCCAGCAATTCGCCGGACCGGTTGGGCAAGTGGTCTTCGAAGAGGTCCGCAGGCATCTTGGGACCACGGCGGCCCACGCCTACGGCGGTTTTCTCGCGCACCTGACCGCATGGTGTGAAAAACGGGCCATTCCCTACCAGGGCGTCCCAGTCGGGACCATCAAGCGCCACGCTACCGGCAAGGGCAACGCCAACAAACAGACGGTCATCCAGGCGATGAAAGCCAAAGGATACCACCCTGGCGACGACAATGAAGCGGATGGTTTGGCAATCCTGCACTGGGCGCTGGACCAGGGGGTGGGACAATGAACGGCGGACCGAAGCAACCCCAATCCTGCTTGGCCCGTATGCAGGGCCCCACCATCGACGCTGAAGGGACCAAGGTTTTTGGTTGGAACCGCCATGGCATTCTGGTCGTTTCTGAAAACGATGACAGGCTCACCTGGGTAGAGAAGGAACTGGTCCGCAACCTGGGCGAGAAACTCTATGGGCGGGGCCGCCGCCGGGAGGTGGCTCATGGCTGATCCCGTGCGCATCGAAAACCCCATCACCGACTGTGCGGTGGTCACCGCGCCTTCCAGTCAAAAACCGGAAATGCCTCCGCCAGTGGTTTTCCATCGGGATCCAGTTCTGGATGGAGCCACCTACAAACTCAAACCGCCCGAGTCCGATCACGCCGTTTACGTCACTATCAACCACGCGGTGATGAACGGTGCGCCCAGGTTGATGGAGATCTTCGTCAACTCGAAAAATATGGAGCACTTCGCCTGGGTGGTGGCTTTGACCCGGGTGATCTCGGCCATCTTCCGGCACGAAAGCCGACCTACTTTCCTGGTAGAGGAACTGAGGTCGGTGTTTGACCCCAGGGGCGGCTATTGGGCTGGCGGGCGCTACGTCCCCAGTCTGGTGGCGGAGATCGGCAACTGCCTGCAACAACACATGGAGCGACTGGGGATCGTGGAACAGGACGATCCAACGACCGCTGTCGAGACGAACCGAAAAACCGGTCCAGGAGTGAAGCCGCAAGGGATCTGCGAGAAGTGCGGCGCCTTCGCCGTGGTCTTCAGCGGCGGGTGCGACAAATGCCAAGAATGCGGATTTTCCAAACGCTGCGGCGACGCATGAGGGAGGACGCCATGAGCAAAAAATGGGACGTGAAAATGGTGGCCCTCCGCCTGGAGGAAGCCGCTGAGACCATAAAACGCCTGCCCCTGACTGGATTGAAGCCCGCCAGCTTTATCTCGTCGTGGCCGCCCATCCTGCGAGAGTTCTACGAGGCATATGGCTGGGACGAAGTTCATATTCGGCTGGGACCACCCTCATCCGAAGCGATCTCCCGCATGGACGAGGTGATGGAGTGGCTCCGCTGGCTGGAACCAGACGATGTGCGCCTGCTCTGGTTGC contains the following coding sequences:
- a CDS encoding TSCPD domain-containing protein, producing MADPVRIENPITDCAVVTAPSSQKPEMPPPVVFHRDPVLDGATYKLKPPESDHAVYVTINHAVMNGAPRLMEIFVNSKNMEHFAWVVALTRVISAIFRHESRPTFLVEELRSVFDPRGGYWAGGRYVPSLVAEIGNCLQQHMERLGIVEQDDPTTAVETNRKTGPGVKPQGICEKCGAFAVVFSGGCDKCQECGFSKRCGDA